One Actinomadura viridis genomic region harbors:
- a CDS encoding L,D-transpeptidase — translation MATTAVAAAAATAVAGCGGKEGTTAASGGPADPAAGKLPQATTFTTLKGLPLDQDPFGKNGGTVVRPKAPLPVSAQAGGPAVATLPEKQLGGPTWVPVVETRAGWNRVLLPSRPNRVTGWIPGTPDKVETARSPHVIKVDVSDRRLTLLESGREVGAWTVAVGGAKTPTPTGRTFLLASLAPTKPSFSPLILPVGAHSETLDTFGGGPGTVAFHGWKNKADFGKAVSHGCVRVPAEALTRLSKAPLGTPVEIVD, via the coding sequence TTGGCGACTACGGCGGTCGCCGCGGCCGCGGCGACCGCCGTGGCCGGGTGCGGCGGCAAGGAGGGAACGACCGCGGCGTCCGGAGGGCCGGCGGACCCCGCCGCCGGGAAGCTGCCGCAGGCCACGACGTTCACCACCCTGAAGGGCCTGCCGCTGGACCAGGACCCGTTCGGGAAGAACGGCGGCACCGTCGTCCGCCCGAAGGCGCCGCTGCCGGTGTCGGCCCAGGCGGGCGGCCCGGCCGTGGCGACGCTGCCGGAGAAGCAGCTCGGCGGGCCCACCTGGGTCCCGGTGGTGGAGACCAGGGCCGGATGGAACCGGGTGCTGCTGCCCAGCCGCCCCAACCGGGTGACCGGGTGGATCCCCGGCACGCCCGACAAGGTGGAGACCGCGCGCAGCCCCCACGTCATCAAGGTCGACGTGAGCGACCGCCGCCTCACCCTCCTGGAGTCCGGACGCGAGGTGGGCGCCTGGACCGTGGCCGTGGGCGGCGCCAAGACGCCCACCCCGACCGGGCGGACGTTCCTGCTCGCGTCGCTGGCCCCGACCAAGCCCAGCTTCAGCCCGCTCATCCTGCCGGTCGGCGCCCACTCGGAGACCCTGGACACCTTCGGCGGCGGACCCGGCACCGTCGCCTTCCACGGGTGGAAGAACAAGGCCGACTTCGGCAAGGCCGTCAGCCACGGCTGCGTCCGGGTGCCCGCGGAGGCGCTGACCCGCCTCTCCAAGGCGCCGCTCGGCACTCCCGTCGAGATCGTGGACTGA
- a CDS encoding phage holin family protein, which yields MSTVRPLESGERATGTMIGEHPGGDGATAYRTAGRGAGDQKVGELVSRATQQLSDLVRAELRLAAAEIKDKGKHAGAGAGLFGGAGVMALYGGGALVAAAIAAISLALPVWAAALIIGGFLLLVAGILALMGRSQTSRGFPPMPERALESARQDMAEIRERAHR from the coding sequence ATGAGCACGGTACGGCCGCTGGAGAGCGGCGAAAGGGCAACCGGAACGATGATCGGTGAACACCCCGGCGGCGACGGGGCGACCGCCTACCGGACCGCGGGCCGCGGTGCGGGGGACCAGAAGGTGGGCGAGCTGGTCTCGCGGGCCACCCAGCAGCTCTCCGACCTCGTCCGGGCGGAGCTTCGCCTGGCGGCGGCGGAGATCAAGGACAAGGGCAAGCACGCGGGCGCCGGGGCCGGGCTCTTCGGCGGTGCCGGGGTGATGGCCCTCTACGGGGGCGGTGCCCTGGTGGCCGCGGCCATCGCGGCGATCTCGCTGGCCCTGCCGGTCTGGGCCGCGGCGCTCATCATCGGCGGGTTCCTGCTGCTCGTCGCGGGCATCCTGGCGCTGATGGGCCGCAGCCAGACCTCGCGCGGCTTCCCGCCGATGCCCGAACGCGCTCTGGAGAGCGCGCGCCAGGACATGGCAGAGATCAGGGAGAGGGCACACCGATGA
- a CDS encoding DUF3618 domain-containing protein — MTQRTFPERYEYEYEYEETPAGTAALREEIEQTRRELGDTVEALAAKADVKARARERADRMRAGVGLRRRERRERARTAVRELAEEAEAERARREREEEAPRSRAGLVAMGAAGAALAAILMRRRMQAQAHQFTGWERARLLAARRTRRAGIRFGAGRPGPGFAGTFYGRPAVRRYVRARAMGGRRTPWATMGGGGVQGMRYRRYMRRMRAINRMRTGMAPRMGATGKIGSGRKMSAMGRNAGRWAR; from the coding sequence ATGACGCAGAGAACCTTCCCCGAGCGGTACGAGTACGAGTACGAGTACGAAGAGACGCCCGCCGGGACGGCGGCCCTGCGCGAGGAGATCGAGCAGACCCGCAGGGAGCTGGGCGACACCGTCGAGGCGCTCGCCGCCAAGGCCGACGTCAAGGCGCGGGCCAGGGAGAGGGCGGACCGGATGAGGGCCGGTGTCGGCCTGCGGCGGCGCGAGCGCCGCGAGCGGGCCCGGACGGCCGTCAGGGAGCTGGCCGAGGAGGCCGAGGCCGAACGCGCCCGCCGTGAGCGCGAGGAGGAGGCCCCGCGGTCACGCGCCGGGCTGGTCGCCATGGGCGCGGCCGGTGCCGCGCTGGCGGCGATCCTGATGCGGCGCCGTATGCAGGCGCAGGCCCACCAGTTCACCGGCTGGGAGCGGGCGAGGCTGCTGGCCGCCCGCCGGACACGCCGCGCCGGGATCCGCTTCGGGGCCGGGCGGCCCGGACCCGGCTTCGCGGGGACCTTCTACGGCCGACCCGCCGTACGGCGTTACGTCCGGGCCCGTGCCATGGGCGGGCGCCGCACCCCGTGGGCCACCATGGGGGGCGGAGGCGTCCAGGGCATGCGCTACAGGCGTTATATGCGCCGAATGCGGGCCATCAATCGCATGCGTACCGGCATGGCGCCTCGTATGGGCGCAACGGGCAAAATCGGCTCGGGGCGCAAAATGTCGGCAATGGGAAGAAATGCGGGACGCTGGGCGCGGTGA
- a CDS encoding YihY/virulence factor BrkB family protein, with amino-acid sequence MAGRLKGREDDGGPAGPPPTSWKAVIKRTFAEYRRDDLSDWAAALTYYSVLSIFPAMLVVVSLVGLSGRSVSQSLITNAGTLAPGSVRQVLVTALTQLERDRGGAGVVALLGLLAALWSASGYVAAFMRASNVVYDVPEGRPIWKTLQVRVAVTLVTLVLLSASAIAVVVSGPLARRLGDLLGVGSAAVTAWNIAKWPVIVLVVAFLIALLYWASPNAKHGFRLVTPGGLLAIGLWLAASGLFAVYVANFASYNKTYGSLAGIIIFLVWLWLTNLAILLGAELNAELERGRAIAGGAPEEREPFVEPRDTRAFDEKQAREFKAADPPGGPPGRP; translated from the coding sequence ATGGCCGGGCGGCTGAAGGGGCGAGAGGACGACGGCGGGCCGGCCGGCCCGCCACCGACCTCGTGGAAGGCCGTGATCAAACGGACCTTCGCCGAGTACCGGCGCGACGACCTGTCGGACTGGGCCGCGGCCCTCACCTACTACTCGGTGCTGTCGATCTTCCCGGCGATGCTGGTGGTCGTCTCGCTGGTGGGGCTGAGCGGCCGGTCGGTCTCGCAGTCGTTGATCACCAACGCGGGCACCCTGGCCCCCGGCTCGGTACGGCAGGTGCTCGTGACCGCGCTGACCCAGCTGGAAAGGGACCGCGGCGGCGCCGGGGTGGTCGCCCTGCTGGGCCTGCTCGCGGCCCTGTGGTCGGCCTCCGGCTACGTCGCCGCGTTCATGCGGGCCTCGAACGTCGTCTACGACGTCCCGGAGGGCCGCCCGATCTGGAAGACGCTGCAGGTCCGGGTGGCGGTCACCCTGGTCACCCTCGTGCTGCTGTCCGCCTCGGCGATCGCCGTGGTGGTGTCGGGGCCGCTGGCCCGCAGGCTGGGCGACCTCCTGGGAGTGGGGTCGGCGGCCGTGACGGCCTGGAACATCGCCAAGTGGCCCGTCATCGTCCTGGTGGTGGCCTTCCTGATCGCCCTGCTGTACTGGGCGTCCCCCAACGCCAAGCACGGTTTCCGCCTGGTGACACCGGGCGGGCTGCTGGCGATCGGCCTCTGGCTGGCGGCGTCCGGCCTCTTCGCCGTCTACGTGGCCAACTTCGCCTCGTACAACAAGACCTACGGCAGCCTGGCCGGGATCATCATCTTCCTCGTCTGGCTGTGGCTCACCAACCTCGCCATCCTGCTGGGCGCCGAGCTGAACGCCGAGCTCGAACGGGGCCGGGCCATCGCCGGCGGCGCCCCGGAGGAGCGGGAGCCCTTCGTCGAGCCGCGCGACACCCGAGCGTTCGACGAGAAGCAGGCCAGGGAGTTCAAGGCCGCGGACCCGCCCGGCGGCCCTCCCGGACGGCCGTGA
- a CDS encoding transcriptional regulator, which produces MDGDDVEVRAVGPGYPGLQLAKAFSTAETHEDEATRTRAEARVRQWEEILSGMAAGTLSIGTRAPVSGLPAWGTPEVARGGFATGRAAAGGPPLPHETATARRAGVPAERRALFYHHLSEAGLAELYALLDGGRYEITVPEEGALLAVAWLLRAGDRNAALAVLEEIEPFAGRLRFAPRPWAGDAPPPRGAETVHRASVGEVSRTLGARRPNRAVDTMNEALAVWNPFADELLAHWTATVRDGRVASLEPAGWRERGAALLERYRSLAERHTLCTKHRRPNANPAILRTALEEAVEGDGLRPRTRGLLQLAVDEMIARRGAPGTAGHTALRERQAAIAARPTLHALAQIVLARLSALPQDGGITEPERLTGPVTGEEALRTGVAEGTAIPRSLRGTVESALAAPLGTLVERGVVPSAEAMAELVPQLVAWTTAQAYRDEALRTLMAALYRAFRNRRSLLLLNLERQFQLNELPWVRAVHASRRAVRAGDREAQASALVRLGELALQGFPGTILPNTLVKELAALARAARLDVPFVEELAADIFMGTFSPKFARAALTAADLLEGTLYERYYGIDYAAVREAGDGAGRGRTEGPGSPGFAALCTARAGAVSNLYSVPANGMVIEQAQILTTHNLAALVHPIGVDPAPGWPELARRAFTTVCRLAGRLQHDPRPLGTVKDAAYAWRQTLFFLALCGLEDQIAVTAWIQDEARRHPDHVTARLAPVLAGLRHVLVGGSLDGGAPPGARRFLGWCGGLRHWILAPDYSPRTR; this is translated from the coding sequence ATGGACGGCGATGACGTCGAGGTGAGAGCGGTGGGCCCGGGCTACCCGGGCCTCCAGCTGGCGAAGGCGTTCTCCACCGCGGAGACGCACGAGGACGAGGCCACCCGGACGCGTGCCGAGGCCCGCGTCCGGCAGTGGGAAGAGATCCTGAGCGGGATGGCCGCCGGAACGCTGTCGATCGGCACCCGCGCCCCGGTCTCGGGGCTCCCGGCCTGGGGCACGCCCGAGGTGGCGCGCGGCGGTTTCGCGACCGGCCGGGCGGCGGCCGGCGGGCCGCCGCTGCCGCACGAGACCGCGACCGCCCGCCGCGCGGGCGTCCCGGCCGAGCGCCGCGCCCTCTTCTACCACCACCTGTCCGAGGCCGGGCTGGCGGAGCTGTACGCGCTCCTGGACGGGGGCCGGTACGAGATCACCGTCCCCGAGGAGGGCGCGCTGCTCGCGGTGGCCTGGCTGCTGCGCGCGGGCGACCGGAACGCGGCGCTGGCGGTGCTGGAGGAGATCGAGCCGTTCGCCGGCCGGCTGCGGTTCGCGCCGCGCCCGTGGGCCGGCGACGCCCCGCCGCCGCGCGGCGCGGAGACCGTCCACCGGGCGAGCGTCGGCGAGGTGAGCCGCACCCTCGGCGCGCGGCGGCCCAACCGGGCGGTCGACACGATGAACGAGGCGCTGGCCGTCTGGAACCCGTTCGCCGACGAGCTGCTGGCGCACTGGACGGCGACCGTACGGGACGGGCGGGTCGCGAGCCTGGAACCCGCCGGCTGGCGCGAGCGCGGCGCCGCGCTCCTGGAGCGGTACCGCTCGCTGGCGGAGCGGCACACCCTGTGCACCAAGCACCGCAGGCCCAACGCGAACCCGGCGATCCTGCGGACGGCGCTGGAGGAGGCCGTCGAGGGCGACGGGCTGCGGCCGCGCACGCGCGGCCTGCTCCAGCTCGCGGTGGACGAGATGATCGCGCGGCGCGGCGCGCCCGGCACCGCCGGGCACACCGCGCTGCGCGAGCGGCAGGCCGCGATCGCGGCCCGCCCGACGCTGCACGCGCTGGCGCAGATCGTGCTCGCGCGGCTGTCCGCCCTGCCGCAGGACGGCGGGATCACCGAGCCGGAACGGCTGACCGGGCCGGTGACGGGCGAGGAGGCGCTCCGTACGGGTGTGGCCGAGGGCACCGCCATCCCCCGGTCCCTGCGGGGGACCGTGGAGTCCGCCCTCGCGGCACCGCTCGGCACCCTGGTCGAACGCGGCGTGGTGCCGTCGGCCGAGGCCATGGCCGAGCTGGTGCCGCAGCTGGTGGCCTGGACGACGGCGCAGGCGTACCGGGACGAGGCCCTGCGCACGCTGATGGCCGCCCTCTACCGCGCCTTCCGCAACCGGCGGTCACTGCTGCTGCTGAACCTGGAGCGCCAGTTCCAGCTGAACGAGCTGCCCTGGGTGCGGGCCGTGCACGCGTCCCGCCGGGCGGTACGCGCCGGCGACCGCGAGGCGCAGGCGTCCGCGCTGGTACGGCTGGGCGAGCTGGCCCTCCAGGGCTTCCCGGGGACCATCCTGCCCAACACGCTGGTCAAGGAGCTCGCCGCGCTGGCCCGGGCGGCCCGCCTGGACGTCCCCTTCGTCGAGGAGCTGGCCGCCGACATCTTCATGGGCACGTTCTCGCCCAAGTTCGCGCGCGCCGCGCTGACGGCCGCCGACCTGCTGGAAGGCACCCTGTACGAGCGGTACTACGGCATCGACTACGCGGCCGTCCGGGAGGCCGGTGACGGTGCCGGGCGCGGCAGGACCGAGGGCCCCGGCTCGCCCGGCTTCGCCGCGCTGTGCACCGCGCGCGCCGGCGCGGTCTCGAACCTGTACTCGGTCCCGGCCAACGGCATGGTGATCGAGCAGGCGCAGATCCTGACCACGCACAACCTCGCGGCGCTGGTGCACCCGATCGGCGTGGACCCGGCGCCGGGATGGCCCGAACTGGCACGCCGGGCGTTCACGACGGTGTGCCGCCTGGCCGGGCGGCTCCAGCACGACCCCCGGCCGCTCGGCACGGTCAAGGACGCCGCGTACGCGTGGCGGCAGACGCTGTTCTTCCTGGCGCTGTGCGGGCTAGAGGACCAGATCGCCGTGACCGCCTGGATCCAGGACGAGGCGCGGCGCCATCCGGACCATGTCACCGCGCGGCTGGCGCCCGTGCTCGCCGGGCTGCGTCACGTCCTGGTCGGCGGGAGCCTCGACGGCGGCGCACCCCCCGGGGCCCGCCGCTTCCTCGGCTGGTGCGGCGGTCTCCGCCACTGGATCCTCGCGCCGGATTACTCACCGCGAACCAGATGA
- a CDS encoding ADP-ribosylglycohydrolase family protein encodes MPDLLPYPDRDRLLGCLLGGAIGDALGAPVEGVPLAAIRERYGPEGLTEYCSSRKAKGAVTDDTQLTMFTARALLQASFRERAKGIGGAALGMVQAAYLVWYHGQESIDPPPSLELDGGGWFGREPALSVRRGPGRSTLSALLKVVESERPRVPLGTPEDPINDSKGCGGVMRVAPCGFGTAGFEVAFDLGTRVAALTHGHPSGHLPAGVHAALVWGLLRGMEFEDALERARRELARHRGHEETSAALQAAVDLAAEGPSTPERVDTLGSGYTGHTALAIAVYAMLTAETDVPETERNARRRPVLIGRNVLLRSVNHSGDSDSTGAVAGNLAGARYGGVALPGHWQAELEVRRAVVQMAADCALEFSLDPPVRPDGHGTPETAWADRYPTG; translated from the coding sequence GTGCCGGATCTCCTGCCCTACCCCGACCGTGACCGGCTGCTGGGCTGCCTGCTCGGCGGCGCCATCGGCGATGCCCTCGGAGCACCCGTCGAGGGCGTCCCCCTCGCAGCGATCAGGGAGAGGTACGGCCCCGAGGGGCTGACGGAGTACTGCTCGTCCCGGAAGGCCAAGGGGGCCGTCACCGACGACACCCAGCTGACGATGTTCACCGCCCGGGCGCTCCTCCAGGCGTCGTTCCGGGAGCGGGCCAAAGGCATCGGCGGCGCGGCGCTCGGGATGGTGCAGGCGGCCTACCTGGTCTGGTACCACGGCCAGGAGTCGATCGACCCGCCGCCGTCACTGGAACTGGACGGCGGTGGCTGGTTCGGACGGGAGCCGGCCCTCAGCGTACGGCGGGGGCCGGGGCGCAGCACCCTGTCCGCGCTCCTCAAGGTGGTGGAGAGCGAACGGCCCCGCGTCCCCCTGGGCACGCCCGAGGACCCCATCAACGACTCCAAGGGGTGCGGCGGGGTGATGCGGGTGGCGCCGTGCGGGTTCGGGACCGCCGGCTTCGAGGTCGCCTTCGACCTGGGGACCCGGGTCGCCGCCCTGACCCACGGGCACCCCAGCGGCCACCTGCCGGCCGGAGTGCACGCCGCGCTCGTCTGGGGGCTGCTGCGCGGCATGGAGTTCGAGGACGCGCTGGAGCGCGCGCGCCGGGAACTGGCCCGGCACCGGGGCCACGAGGAGACCTCGGCGGCCCTCCAGGCGGCGGTCGACCTGGCGGCCGAGGGGCCCTCCACGCCGGAACGGGTGGACACGCTCGGCAGCGGCTACACCGGTCACACCGCCCTGGCGATCGCGGTGTACGCCATGCTCACCGCCGAGACCGACGTCCCCGAGACCGAGCGGAACGCCCGCAGGCGCCCCGTGCTGATCGGCCGGAACGTGCTGCTGCGCTCGGTCAACCACTCCGGTGACAGCGACTCCACCGGCGCCGTCGCGGGCAACCTGGCGGGCGCCCGGTACGGCGGCGTGGCCCTGCCCGGCCACTGGCAGGCCGAGCTGGAGGTGCGCCGCGCCGTCGTCCAGATGGCGGCGGACTGCGCGCTGGAGTTCAGCCTCGACCCGCCGGTGCGGCCGGACGGCCACGGCACCCCCGAGACGGCGTGGGCGGACCGCTACCCGACGGGCTGA
- a CDS encoding SPFH domain-containing protein, protein MSGPDPGNTYLQQVVAQQAVLEDDLKARRGPSGAAMPPPSPGSAPPAGPLAKRERALGGGAPGDRGGSAPGPVDVRISGFWRWKNVLVPPNAFVVHTRRGRERPLHIGLGVSFRFNPATDSFLVVPGATQTILINAYCICKELQGVLVQGYVQWIIQDFSVAYRKLDFGDDEDPMRLVNLQLKEQAEAAIKDKVSTMGVRDVLSDKQPIIEELTARLRAVAEGEDHSDQGLGLRIVTVQIKEAVVSSSRLWENLQKPYRSEQAQIARLAELQAEEAIAQREMAAGRLKETQRLEYERELAELRARNEAERFDTDTAEKLRRTRREHDDAREVAELKAETTRHALRMERERHAEEAETGRLRIEREQELKLLEAEGELAVARARTEAHHQQSLMKLERDRARAGIENERTPASVQADLIRALPGIVEKLPKPAEVRSVTIGGADPTGLPGLLAQLAAVVGALREVTGGGGGAGGETGGTPGGERRTGG, encoded by the coding sequence ATGAGCGGGCCGGACCCGGGCAACACCTATCTCCAGCAGGTCGTCGCGCAGCAGGCCGTGCTCGAGGACGATCTCAAGGCCAGGCGCGGTCCGTCCGGCGCGGCGATGCCCCCGCCGTCCCCGGGGAGCGCCCCGCCCGCCGGGCCGCTGGCCAAGCGCGAGCGCGCGCTGGGCGGCGGCGCCCCCGGCGACCGGGGCGGGTCCGCTCCGGGCCCGGTGGACGTGCGGATCAGCGGCTTCTGGCGGTGGAAGAACGTGCTGGTCCCGCCGAACGCGTTCGTGGTGCACACCCGGCGCGGCCGGGAGAGGCCCCTGCACATCGGGCTGGGCGTCTCGTTCCGCTTCAACCCCGCCACCGACTCCTTCCTGGTGGTGCCGGGCGCGACCCAGACCATCCTGATCAACGCGTACTGCATCTGCAAGGAACTGCAGGGCGTCCTGGTCCAGGGCTACGTGCAGTGGATCATCCAGGACTTCTCCGTCGCCTACCGCAAGCTGGACTTCGGGGACGACGAGGACCCGATGCGGCTGGTGAACCTCCAGCTCAAGGAGCAGGCCGAGGCGGCGATCAAGGACAAGGTCTCCACCATGGGCGTGCGGGACGTCCTCAGCGACAAGCAGCCCATCATCGAGGAGCTGACCGCCCGGCTGCGCGCGGTGGCCGAGGGCGAGGACCACAGCGACCAGGGCCTCGGCCTGCGGATCGTCACGGTGCAGATCAAGGAGGCCGTGGTCAGCTCGTCCCGGCTCTGGGAGAACCTGCAGAAGCCCTACCGGTCCGAGCAGGCCCAGATCGCCCGGCTGGCCGAGCTGCAGGCCGAGGAGGCCATCGCGCAGCGCGAGATGGCGGCCGGGCGGCTCAAGGAGACCCAGCGGCTGGAGTACGAGCGGGAGCTGGCCGAGCTGCGCGCCCGCAACGAGGCGGAGCGGTTCGACACCGACACCGCCGAGAAGCTGCGGCGGACCAGGCGCGAGCACGACGACGCCCGCGAGGTGGCCGAGCTGAAGGCCGAGACCACCCGGCACGCGCTGCGGATGGAGCGCGAGCGGCACGCCGAGGAGGCCGAGACCGGACGGCTGCGGATCGAGCGCGAGCAGGAGCTCAAGCTGCTGGAGGCCGAGGGCGAGCTGGCCGTGGCCCGGGCCCGCACGGAGGCCCACCACCAGCAGTCCCTGATGAAGCTCGAACGGGACCGCGCCCGCGCCGGCATCGAGAACGAGCGGACCCCCGCCAGCGTGCAGGCCGACCTGATCCGCGCGCTGCCCGGGATCGTGGAGAAGCTGCCCAAGCCCGCCGAGGTGCGCTCGGTGACCATCGGCGGCGCCGATCCGACCGGCCTGCCCGGCCTGCTCGCGCAGCTGGCCGCCGTGGTCGGCGCGCTGCGCGAGGTCACCGGCGGAGGCGGCGGGGCCGGCGGGGAGACCGGCGGAACGCCCGGAGGGGAGCGCCGGACGGGCGGCTGA
- a CDS encoding LacI family DNA-binding transcriptional regulator: MRTAKRITAADVARLARVSTATVSLIVNGKADGRVSAGTRARVLAAVDELGYRVDAVARELATGRRHGVGLIVPDLANPYFSQLTQGVAAGLGGGHRLSLIIADPVRDPDPGSLDRLLAGGVAGILAEAPAADLIRELDGRAPVVVLDRPSPEADHPYVGFALDDGALALADHLLGLGHTRIGYLDADIGAPTFEVRRARMERRLREAAGHGFTGPAVRCRTDIDAAAEAFAARWDAWRAAGVTALVCAADVHAYGVLRAAGRLGVAVPGELSVAAFDDLPFSAVTGPPLTTVRLSAFDLGFRAAELLVGVMGGRPMDAAVPLLPATLRVRGSTAPPAGPSEPRPGAGAGGAR, encoded by the coding sequence ATGCGCACGGCGAAGCGGATCACCGCGGCCGATGTGGCCCGTCTCGCCCGGGTGTCCACCGCCACCGTCTCGCTGATCGTCAACGGCAAGGCGGACGGCCGGGTGTCGGCCGGGACCCGCGCCCGCGTGCTCGCCGCCGTGGACGAGCTCGGCTACCGGGTGGACGCGGTCGCCCGCGAGCTGGCCACCGGACGCCGGCACGGCGTCGGGCTGATCGTCCCCGACCTCGCCAACCCCTACTTCTCCCAGCTCACCCAGGGCGTGGCGGCCGGGCTCGGCGGCGGGCACCGGCTCAGCCTGATCATCGCCGATCCGGTCCGTGACCCGGACCCGGGGAGCCTGGACCGGCTCCTGGCCGGGGGCGTCGCGGGGATCCTGGCCGAGGCGCCCGCGGCCGACCTGATCCGCGAGCTGGACGGGCGGGCGCCGGTGGTCGTGCTGGACCGGCCCTCGCCCGAGGCCGACCACCCGTACGTCGGATTCGCCCTCGACGACGGCGCCCTCGCCCTGGCCGACCACCTCCTGGGGCTGGGGCACACCCGGATCGGCTACCTCGACGCCGACATCGGCGCGCCGACGTTCGAGGTCCGCCGCGCCCGTATGGAGCGCCGCCTCCGGGAGGCCGCCGGCCACGGCTTCACCGGTCCCGCGGTGCGCTGCCGCACCGACATCGACGCCGCGGCCGAGGCGTTCGCCGCCCGCTGGGACGCCTGGCGGGCGGCCGGGGTGACGGCGCTGGTCTGCGCGGCCGACGTGCACGCCTACGGCGTCCTGCGCGCGGCGGGCCGGCTCGGGGTCGCGGTGCCCGGCGAGCTGTCGGTCGCGGCGTTCGACGACCTGCCGTTCTCGGCGGTGACCGGCCCGCCCCTGACGACGGTGCGGCTGTCGGCGTTCGACCTCGGGTTCCGCGCGGCCGAGCTGCTGGTGGGCGTCATGGGCGGGCGGCCGATGGACGCCGCCGTCCCGCTGCTCCCGGCGACGCTGCGGGTACGCGGCAGCACGGCCCCGCCCGCGGGGCCGTCCGAACCGAGGCCCGGGGCCGGGGCCGGGGGCGCCCGGTAA